Proteins encoded together in one Passer domesticus isolate bPasDom1 chromosome 6, bPasDom1.hap1, whole genome shotgun sequence window:
- the PPM1A gene encoding protein phosphatase 1A isoform X1, with amino-acid sequence MGAFLDKPKMEKHNAQGQGNGLRYGLSSMQGWRVEMEDAHTAVIGLPNGLDGWSFFAVYDGHAGSQVAKYCCEHLLDHITSNQDFKGPDGPPSVESVKSGIRTGFLQIDEHMRVISEKKHGADRSGSTAVGVMISPQHTYFINCGDSRGLLCRNRKVHFFTQDHKPSNPLEKERIQNAGGSVMIQRVNGSLAVSRALGDFDYKCVHGKGPTEQLVSPEPEVYEIERSEEDDQFIILACDGIWDVMGNEELCDFVRSRLEVTDDLEKVCNEIVDTCLYKGSRDNMSVILICFPNAPKVSPEAVKREAELDKYLESRVEEIIKKQGEGVPDLVHVMRTLATESIPNLPPGGELASKRSVIEAVYNRLNPYRNDDASGLSRNCRKDGHSRL; translated from the exons ATGGGAGCATTTTTAGACAAGCCAAAGATGGAGAAGCATAacgcccaggggcaggggaacGGGCTGCGTTACGGGCTGAGCAGCATGCAGGGCTGGCGCGTGGAAATGGAGGATGCACACACGGCTGTGATTGGTTTGCCAAATGGACTTGATGGATGGTCCTTTTTTGCTGTCTATGATGGGCACGCTGGATCCCAGGTTGCCAAGTACTGCTGTGAGCATTTATTAGATCACATCACGAGCAACCAGGATTTTAAAGGGCCAGATGGGCCACCATCTGTGGAAAGTGTAAAGAGCGGCATCAGAACAGGTTTTCTGCAAATTGATGAACACATGAGAGTCATCTCCGAGAAGAAGCATGGCGCAGACAGAAGTGGGTCAACAGCTGTGGGTGTCATGATTTCTCCCCAACACACGTACTTCATCAACTGTGGAGACTCCAGAGGTTTGCTCTGTCGAAACAGGAAGGTTCACTTCTTCACACAGGATCACAAACCAAGTAACCCGCTGGAGAAGGAGCGTATACAGAATGCAGGTGGCTCCGTAATGATTCAGCGTGTGAATGGCTCCCTTGCTGTTTCACGGGCACTTGGGGACTTTGATTACAAATGTGTCCATGGGAAAGGTCCTACAGAACAGCTGGTCTCACCCGAGCCTGAAGTTTATGAAATTGAGAGATCAGAAGAAGATGATCAGTTCATCATCCTGGCGTGCGACGGTATCTGGGATGTTATGGGAAATGAAGAGCTGTGTGACTTTGTAAGATCCAGACTTGAAGTCACTGATGACCTTGAGAAAGTTTGCAATGAGATAGTTGACACCTGCTTGTACAAG GGAAGTCGAGACAACATGAGTGTGATATTGATCTGTTTTCCGAATGCACCAAAGGTATCGCCAGAGGCGGTGAAAAGAGAGGCAGAGTTGGACAAGTACCTGGAAAGCAGAGTAGAAG AGATCATAAAGAAGCAGGGTGAAGGAGTGCCAGACTTAGTCCACGTGATGCGTACGTTAGCAACTGAGAGCATCCCAAACCTCCCGCCGGGGGGGGAGTTGGCAAGCAA
- the PPM1A gene encoding protein phosphatase 1A isoform X2: MGAFLDKPKMEKHNAQGQGNGLRYGLSSMQGWRVEMEDAHTAVIGLPNGLDGWSFFAVYDGHAGSQVAKYCCEHLLDHITSNQDFKGPDGPPSVESVKSGIRTGFLQIDEHMRVISEKKHGADRSGSTAVGVMISPQHTYFINCGDSRGLLCRNRKVHFFTQDHKPSNPLEKERIQNAGGSVMIQRVNGSLAVSRALGDFDYKCVHGKGPTEQLVSPEPEVYEIERSEEDDQFIILACDGIWDVMGNEELCDFVRSRLEVTDDLEKVCNEIVDTCLYKGSRDNMSVILICFPNAPKVSPEAVKREAELDKYLESRVEEIIKKQGEGVPDLVHVMRTLATESIPNLPPGGELASKRSVIEAVYNRLNPYRNDDADSASTDDMW, translated from the exons ATGGGAGCATTTTTAGACAAGCCAAAGATGGAGAAGCATAacgcccaggggcaggggaacGGGCTGCGTTACGGGCTGAGCAGCATGCAGGGCTGGCGCGTGGAAATGGAGGATGCACACACGGCTGTGATTGGTTTGCCAAATGGACTTGATGGATGGTCCTTTTTTGCTGTCTATGATGGGCACGCTGGATCCCAGGTTGCCAAGTACTGCTGTGAGCATTTATTAGATCACATCACGAGCAACCAGGATTTTAAAGGGCCAGATGGGCCACCATCTGTGGAAAGTGTAAAGAGCGGCATCAGAACAGGTTTTCTGCAAATTGATGAACACATGAGAGTCATCTCCGAGAAGAAGCATGGCGCAGACAGAAGTGGGTCAACAGCTGTGGGTGTCATGATTTCTCCCCAACACACGTACTTCATCAACTGTGGAGACTCCAGAGGTTTGCTCTGTCGAAACAGGAAGGTTCACTTCTTCACACAGGATCACAAACCAAGTAACCCGCTGGAGAAGGAGCGTATACAGAATGCAGGTGGCTCCGTAATGATTCAGCGTGTGAATGGCTCCCTTGCTGTTTCACGGGCACTTGGGGACTTTGATTACAAATGTGTCCATGGGAAAGGTCCTACAGAACAGCTGGTCTCACCCGAGCCTGAAGTTTATGAAATTGAGAGATCAGAAGAAGATGATCAGTTCATCATCCTGGCGTGCGACGGTATCTGGGATGTTATGGGAAATGAAGAGCTGTGTGACTTTGTAAGATCCAGACTTGAAGTCACTGATGACCTTGAGAAAGTTTGCAATGAGATAGTTGACACCTGCTTGTACAAG GGAAGTCGAGACAACATGAGTGTGATATTGATCTGTTTTCCGAATGCACCAAAGGTATCGCCAGAGGCGGTGAAAAGAGAGGCAGAGTTGGACAAGTACCTGGAAAGCAGAGTAGAAG AGATCATAAAGAAGCAGGGTGAAGGAGTGCCAGACTTAGTCCACGTGATGCGTACGTTAGCAACTGAGAGCATCCCAAACCTCCCGCCGGGGGGGGAGTTGGCAAGCAA